cagagggagagatggtgagtGATGACAGattgagagcagagggagagatttTGAGTGATGACAGATTgacagcagagggagagatagtgagTGATGACAgattgagaggagagggagagatggtgagtGATGACAGattgagagcagagggagagatggtgagtGATGACAGATTGAGAGCAGAGGGAACGAAGGTGAGTGATGACAGATTGAGAGCAGAAGGAGAGATGGTGAGTGATGACAGATTGACAGCAGAGGTAGAGATGGTGAGTGATGACAGATTGAtagcacacacatacatgcacacactcacacacacatgcacgcactcagaaacccctccctccctcctccctctctcacccttcgCTGAGGGCCTTGCTCTTCTCCAGGTCTTGGATAACATTGAGGAGGACCTTGATCTTCTCCTGGTTGGAGAGCAGACTCTCCTCCACACTGTGGAGACGCCCGTGGAGGCCCCCTGACACACACCCTTGTAACCCTCTGGGTGCCCCCGCATGGACCCCCGCCTGTAGCCCCACCAGCCCCCCTGGAGCCCCATTGCATTGTGGGGCCAGATTGGCAGCAGGGGGAGCATGGGCGTCTTTTAATGGAGCATGGGTTTTGGAGGCTTCTGATTTCATTGGCTGTGCTGGTGATGCTTTGGGGTGCAGggaaggggtgaggggtgtagGTTTGAGTTGGGTCTGAAGGACAAGGGGTGCTGGTTTTGTGTTCACCTGGGCAGGGTGGCAGGGTTTGGGGGAGTTTttaggtgggagaaggggtgcgGCCAAGGATTTTGTGCCTATGAGGAGGACTGGGGTTGGCGGCTTGGTGGTGACTTGTATAGATGAGTCTTGTGGAGAGTTTTGGTTGTCAGATGACGTCTCAGTGTTTCTGTCTGGAAAACACTGTGTAGCTGGAGAAGATGTTGTCTTCATggcgtgtgactgtgtgtctgttgtctgtgtgtgtgtttctttctgaTGTAACCTGGGTAACCTGGGTTCTGCGTCTgttgtgtgggtatgtgtgtgttgtgtatcctTAGTGTTGGGACATGGGATCACAGGTGCATCTTTCGCAGGCAGAGTGTGTATCCTTTGGGTTGCATGTGGAGAGGGCAATGTCTGAGTTTGTGTTTGAGTGTTCTTCACAGCTGTGTGTGGggttggtggtgtgtgtgtgtgcgagttcAGAACAGGGGAGTCTTTCCGGTTCTGGTTGGGGAGTACAGACTTTTTCCGGGGAGGAATCGGTAGAGTCTGGCTTtctgtgatctgatttgccgctCGCCTGCGGCACGCTGTTGCCATGCAGATGGGTGGGGCCTGGGACTGTCTCCGCCCGCATGTTCCACAGAGGCGGGGCGATGATGATGTCATCATTCTACAGGGCCTTGGAGGCGTGGCATGAGAGCtcacagactgagacagactccCTGACCTCAGTCCAGGGCGAGACTTCTCCCCTCTAAGAGActggaccctcctcctctctctgattGGCTCATTGCCCTCAGCACCCTCAGTGCAGACCCCGCCCACCACCTCAGGGGCGACCACACTCCCATTGGTGTATCGAGATGTCCATTTCCCGCTGGACCTATGGCCAGACTCCCTGGGATTGGCCCGTATGGCTTTGATCTGACAGTAGACTCCGCCCCCTGACCCCTGTGACCCCATGTCGTCCTTTGTCAGACTGTTGATGGCATTCTGACTCATCTCCTTGGAAATGGCAAATCCACTGCTGCCCCCAATGCTGCCTGAGTCACAAACAACCCCAGTCTCTGAGGACATTGTCGTTGCTGTGACGACATGGTTGTTGCCCCGTCCTGTCTCTGGGTGCTGCGTCCGTTTTGGCTGGCTGTGTTTGATTGATGGGAGGGTCCTAAGGCTGGGGGAGGTCTGCACCCCCACACTGCACAGCGGCCCCCATCGTCCCCCCGCCAGGGGCACCCCCAGCGCAGGCACCGGATTGGTCGGATCAGCCAACCTTCTGCCCATAGCCCCAGTCAATTGGCTCAGCCCCCAGAGGAGCTAGAAGGGGAGGAGGCACTCTGTGACATCCCAATGGGAGGAGGCAGTCTTATATCTGAGTGGAGAGATGAGTCACTGGTCTCTGTTTATCCAAGAGAAGAGTGTTGTTGAGAGAGAGATCTAGAGTTACAGTGGATTACTGTATTGTTGCTCATTGACCATAGAATCCATGGTTGTTCTGTCCCAGCTCTGATTCTGTCACTGGTATGACGTCACCAATCAGTCTGACCACTGGTCGTCATGTCTCTGGTTTTTCATTTCTTGAttggatgagagaagaggagagaagaggagatgagaggagaggagaggagaagagaagagaagagaagagaagagaagagaagagaagagaagagaagagaagagaagagaagagaagagaagaggagaggagaggagaggagaggagaggagaggagaggagagactggtttAGCTGAGACCACTATAGTACCATAACCGCTTTACTGGCTACCTGGCTGCAGACTGGATCTCTCCACTGCAGGTGGAATACCcccctgtgtcccaaatggcaccctatgccatTTATAGTACACAACTGTTGTAGTGcatcatatagggaatagggtgccatttgcgacacCACCTCcgtacacagacagaatgttcAGATTTGTTCACATTGTTGCATGGATGTTAAGTGAAACCTAATCTGAAGATAATGTGAAcatgtttaaggttaagtttaacCATCAGCCAATTCAAATAATTGACGTAGTGTCAAGTGATAGAATGCTACTCTGTAGCTGGTCCCATCAGATAACCTGACACATgttagccctatgctaacctcACCAGGTGACAGTGATTACTTCCTGTAACAAATTCATCAGCCTATCGAAGATCTTCAACCTTTTCTCCACAAGCCAATGGCATTTCTTAAAATAGGTTAACCTGGCCACCAGAGGGATGCATGTGAACATCCAAAGTCACTGTTTATCCGTATCACCATGGCAACAGGTGTCCCATGACAGGAGGTGTAGGGGGTCAAGGGGCAGTGTGAAAGGCAGTCATGTGTCGACACGTCTGTTTATGAGTTTTCATGAATGCGTGCATGTAAGGGCAGACTGTCTCTGAATGAGAGAGAAACGTTTTGAGAGAGATATTtttacatctctgtctgtctgtctgtctgtctgtctgtctgtctgtctgtctgtctgtctgtctgtctgtctgtctgtctgtctgtctgtctgtctgtctgtctgtgtgtgtgtgtgtgtgtgtgtgtgtgtgtgtgtgtgtgtgtgtgtgttgatgggaAGTTGAAGAGAATAATTGAGAGAGAGGCCAGACTGAAAAAAAGAGAGTGGGGTGAGGTGGGGAAGAGATGTTGTGTAAAGTTAATCATGTAGACcttcggcctcccgggtggcgcagtggttaagggtactgcagtgccagctgatGGCAcacatcagagtccctgggttcgcgcccaggctctgtcgtaaccggccgcgaccgggaggtccgtggggcgacgcacaattggcctagcgtcgtccgggttagggagggcttggtcggtagggatgtccttgtctcatcgcgcaccagcgactcttgtggcgggccgggtgcagtgcgcgctaaccaaggttgccaggtgcacggtgtagcctccgacacattggtgcggctggcttccgggttggacgcGCGCTCTGTttagaagcagtgcggctggttgggttgtgtatcggaggacgcatgactttcaaccttcgtctttcccgagcccgtacgggagttgtagcgatgagacaagatagtagctactacaacaattggggaaaaaaataataataattatgtaacactgtaacaccTCCCTCCCCTGCGGTCAGAGCATAATCAACATAATCAGACACAGAGAAGCTTCTCTTAAAGCATCGGCCAccacactgagacagacagagagattctGAACAGTTGACTGGTATTTAAAAAGTTTTGAATATTCACTGAGGCACTGTGTGAGGACAGTGATGATCggacgtagtgtgtgtgtgtcagtgtttgtttccTTGCTGTGGTTACAGTGGGCTGAAAGCTCCAGTGAATTGAGTCCCCTGTCACCTCAAGGTGAGCCTCATTTTTCACCCTTCGATTGGtggtgtgcgtgcctgtgtgtgaggGCCGCTTTACTGCACAGTAATCAAGGACAGGACTATGTCGTCTCCAG
The Oncorhynchus mykiss isolate Arlee chromosome 31, USDA_OmykA_1.1, whole genome shotgun sequence genome window above contains:
- the LOC110504856 gene encoding uncharacterized protein LOC110504856; this translates as MGRRLADPTNPVPALGVPLAGGRWGPLCSVGVQTSPSLRTLPSIKHSQPKRTQHPETGRGNNHVVTATTMSSETGVVCDSGSIGGSSGFAISKEMSQNAINSLTKDDMGSQGSGGGVYCQIKAIRANPRESGHRSSGKWTSRYTNGSVVAPEVVGGVCTEGAEGNEPIRERRRVQSLRGEKSRPGLRSGSLSQSVSSHATPPRPCRMMTSSSPRLCGTCGRRQSQAPPICMATACRRRAANQITESQTLPIPPRKKSVLPNQNRKDSPVLNSHTHTPPTPHTAVKNTQTQTQTLPSPHATQRIHTLPAKDAPVIPCPNTKDTQHTHTHTTDAEPRLPRLHQKETHTQTTDTQSHAMKTTSSPATQCFPDRNTETSSDNQNSPQDSSIQVTTKPPTPVLLIGTKSLAAPLLPPKNSPKPCHPAQVNTKPAPLVLQTQLKPTPLTPSLHPKASPAQPMKSEASKTHAPLKDAHAPPAANLAPQCNGAPGGLVGLQAGVHAGAPRGLQGCVSGGLHGRLHSVEESLLSNQEKIKVLLNVIQDLEKSKALSEGRCSYRTGQDINNCPTCQKTACIIYSVEHDFRQQEGRFQPVMETLDRDYDFPLPVPKPAPAHPNTKTLVKKLRKKCFWWL